The Thiogranum longum genome includes a region encoding these proteins:
- a CDS encoding rhodanese-like domain-containing protein, giving the protein MKTYEQLVNEALEHVEEIFPWDLAEILEQDQGLMLLDVREPYEFDAMHIQGALNVPRGILETACEYNYEETVPELVTAREREIIVICRSGKRSVLVADVMQQLGYRNVKSLKTGMRGWSDDDQEMVDSDGKPVDEDSAIEYFTPRLRPEQMGQ; this is encoded by the coding sequence ATGAAAACCTATGAACAACTCGTAAATGAAGCCCTGGAACATGTCGAAGAAATTTTCCCCTGGGATCTGGCCGAAATTCTGGAACAGGACCAGGGATTGATGCTCCTGGATGTCCGCGAACCCTACGAATTCGATGCCATGCATATCCAGGGCGCACTGAACGTGCCACGCGGCATTCTGGAGACGGCCTGTGAATATAACTATGAAGAAACGGTGCCGGAACTGGTCACTGCTCGTGAACGTGAAATTATTGTAATCTGCCGGTCGGGTAAACGCAGTGTGCTGGTCGCCGATGTCATGCAACAACTCGGGTACCGGAACGTCAAATCATTGAAAACCGGAATGCGCGGCTGGAGTGATGATGACCAGGAAATGGTAGATAGCGACGGCAAGCCGGTCGATGAAGACAGCGCCATCGAATACTTCACGCCAAGACTGCGTCCCGAACAGATGGGCCAGTAA
- a CDS encoding S24 family peptidase, whose product MEATGCSASEPFALRVLGDMMEPEFRDGCVIIVDPEGLVKDGCYVVAQHDEEFYFRQLHIDGDRYFLKCVNEGYDELLEIPGIEAIHGVVSQQAGTRRKQHKHYL is encoded by the coding sequence TTGGAAGCGACAGGTTGTTCCGCGAGCGAGCCGTTTGCACTGCGGGTGCTGGGAGACATGATGGAACCGGAATTCAGGGACGGTTGCGTCATCATTGTCGACCCGGAGGGTCTGGTCAAGGACGGCTGCTACGTGGTGGCTCAACACGATGAGGAGTTCTATTTCCGGCAGTTGCACATTGATGGCGACCGCTATTTCCTCAAGTGTGTAAACGAGGGCTATGACGAGTTACTGGAAATTCCCGGTATCGAGGCTATTCACGGTGTAGTTTCCCAACAGGCCGGTACGCGCCGCAAGCAGCACAAGCACTATCTTTAA
- a CDS encoding HDOD domain-containing protein codes for MTPQDLVTRNVRLVSLPEVCIQVQALADSSHTTADDIADVVSKDTALTTRLLKLVNSAYFSLPRKIDTVSRAVNMIGMRELRNLTLAASAAEVFSNIPPDLIDMAGFWQHSVYTGLLARNLAQCCNVLHSERLFTAGLLHDVGRLLMLMKVPEETANAQALRLQSKRDICEIEEDLIGFSHAEVGEALLLHWNMPENLCASIRYHHNPDAAENAHLEAAIVHIADQVTHCAQESKDPLGSPFYDPYGALLDSDLNSESIAEQAVQHVQPGALQLTHIKEQQIIDCIGKSSAAFNQVLDLLYPMAWETPR; via the coding sequence GTGACACCGCAGGATCTGGTAACCCGCAATGTACGTCTGGTTTCACTGCCTGAAGTCTGTATCCAGGTACAGGCGCTGGCCGACTCGTCCCATACGACCGCCGATGACATCGCCGACGTGGTCAGCAAGGATACCGCACTGACCACCCGTTTGCTGAAACTGGTCAACAGCGCCTATTTCAGCCTGCCGCGTAAAATCGACACCGTTTCGCGTGCCGTCAACATGATCGGGATGCGTGAGCTACGTAACCTCACACTGGCCGCATCCGCCGCAGAGGTGTTCTCGAATATCCCGCCGGACCTGATCGACATGGCAGGCTTCTGGCAACACAGCGTGTACACAGGCCTGCTGGCGCGCAATCTGGCACAGTGTTGCAATGTCCTGCACAGCGAACGTCTGTTCACCGCAGGACTGCTACACGATGTTGGCCGCCTGCTGATGTTAATGAAAGTCCCTGAAGAAACAGCCAATGCACAGGCCCTTCGACTGCAATCAAAGCGTGATATTTGCGAAATCGAGGAAGACCTGATTGGCTTCAGTCACGCAGAAGTCGGGGAGGCTCTGCTGCTGCACTGGAACATGCCCGAAAACCTGTGCGCATCGATACGTTATCACCACAATCCGGATGCAGCGGAAAATGCACACCTCGAAGCAGCCATAGTGCATATCGCCGACCAGGTCACTCACTGCGCGCAGGAGAGCAAGGATCCACTGGGTTCACCTTTCTATGATCCTTACGGCGCCCTGCTTGATTCAGACCTCAATTCGGAGTCGATTGCCGAGCAGGCCGTGCAGCACGTACAGCCCGGGGCATTGCAACTTACGCACATCAAAGAGCAGCAGATCATCGACTGCATCGGCAAGAGTTCCGCTGCGTTCAACCAGGTACTGGACCTGCTGTACCCGATGGCATGGGAGACACCGCGCTAG
- a CDS encoding dynamin family protein — protein sequence MRPDKSIRKRLKSLELHLKEENPILVSAVDGFRQLSRVGYAMGLLDRSESYATRISWWPLISVLGTFSSGKSTFINQYLSYPLQDTGNQAVDDKFTVICYGGDNDARTLPGLALDADPRFPFYQTSEELEKVENGQGRRIDAYLQLKTCNSEKLKGRILIDSPGFDADEQRSATLRLTNHIIDLSDLVLVFFDARHPEPGAMSDTLAHLVGATKDRADSSKFLYILNQIDTTAREDNPEEVIGAWQRALAREGLTAGRFYTIYDQEASVPIENESLRRRFEWKRDQDLSEILNRVEQVSVERAYRIVGALEKRVREIEDYYVPHIRKLIVRWRRQVLIRDAGWLLLVGLAVVGSRFLPQDMKSMLDNSVQQVMTEPTMMLGAGTLLVIIALFLHFRARRSAAASVIDSIQRRYVGEECECLKRAFKRNTGVLHSIFSPDPVGWSRRNRRTLKSLVSSANRLVQTLNDRFTDPSGKRPGSPKVEEVQAEAVAGEVLPKEETA from the coding sequence ATGCGACCAGATAAAAGTATCCGAAAGCGGCTGAAGAGCCTGGAGCTTCACCTTAAAGAGGAAAATCCGATACTGGTGTCCGCAGTGGATGGTTTTCGGCAGCTGTCACGTGTCGGTTATGCCATGGGGCTGCTGGACAGAAGTGAGTCTTATGCCACGCGGATTTCCTGGTGGCCACTGATATCGGTGCTGGGTACATTCTCATCGGGTAAATCAACTTTCATAAATCAGTACCTGTCTTACCCGCTTCAGGATACGGGAAACCAGGCCGTCGACGACAAGTTCACCGTAATTTGCTATGGCGGTGACAATGATGCGCGTACTCTGCCGGGCCTGGCGCTTGATGCCGACCCCCGCTTCCCGTTCTACCAGACCAGTGAGGAACTGGAGAAGGTCGAGAATGGACAGGGTCGCCGCATCGATGCCTACCTTCAGTTAAAGACTTGTAACAGTGAAAAGCTCAAGGGGCGGATCCTGATAGACTCCCCCGGCTTTGATGCTGATGAACAGCGTTCGGCGACCCTGCGTCTGACAAACCATATTATTGACCTGTCAGACCTGGTGCTGGTGTTTTTTGATGCGCGTCATCCCGAGCCTGGCGCCATGAGCGATACGCTTGCACACCTGGTTGGCGCTACCAAAGACCGGGCGGACAGCAGCAAGTTTTTGTATATCCTCAACCAGATCGATACAACCGCACGGGAAGATAACCCGGAAGAGGTGATCGGCGCCTGGCAGCGGGCATTGGCCAGGGAAGGGTTAACAGCTGGACGCTTTTATACCATCTATGATCAGGAAGCTTCAGTCCCGATCGAAAATGAATCACTGCGTCGTCGTTTCGAGTGGAAGCGTGACCAGGACCTGAGCGAAATTCTCAACCGGGTAGAGCAAGTCAGCGTGGAACGGGCCTATCGAATTGTTGGCGCGCTGGAAAAACGTGTGCGAGAAATTGAAGATTACTATGTTCCGCACATACGTAAACTGATTGTGCGCTGGCGGCGCCAGGTACTGATACGTGATGCGGGCTGGTTATTGCTGGTCGGGCTTGCCGTTGTGGGAAGCCGCTTCCTGCCGCAGGATATGAAATCGATGCTCGACAACAGTGTGCAGCAGGTGATGACAGAGCCGACCATGATGCTGGGAGCTGGTACCTTACTGGTTATTATAGCGCTTTTCCTGCATTTTCGCGCCCGCCGATCGGCTGCCGCCAGTGTTATAGACAGTATTCAACGGCGTTATGTCGGTGAGGAGTGTGAGTGCCTGAAGCGTGCTTTCAAACGAAATACCGGAGTACTGCACAGTATTTTTTCACCGGATCCTGTCGGATGGTCGCGGCGTAACCGTCGTACGCTGAAGTCCCTTGTCAGCAGTGCCAATCGACTGGTGCAAACGCTGAATGACCGGTTTACGGATCCTTCCGGAAAGCGGCCCGGCAGCCCAAAAGTGGAGGAGGTGCAGGCCGAGGCAGTGGCTGGTGAAGTGCTTCCGAAAGAGGAAACAGCCTGA
- a CDS encoding ABC transporter substrate-binding protein, protein MLRRAHKLLLAVSFSLLFASPHVASAYSLHGPDYVPIRRSLPNGIDMMEYGLYWLQDMTSAYEPRDPSSVVRLMEEQAARYFDFAYMAYLIGGPEYVKLDILKRSHFQNRVRDRLFELLAKETGMYDVRMPRFRPLFPIVTSRYSWVAGGDFYHRGGPVTRLYFHFYLTPRGWRIYDVTSNGVSVVDVLRKQLVITRSRD, encoded by the coding sequence ATGCTGAGGCGGGCTCATAAGTTACTTTTAGCAGTCAGCTTTTCCCTGCTGTTCGCGAGTCCGCATGTTGCGTCCGCCTACTCCCTGCATGGTCCTGATTATGTGCCGATACGGCGCTCATTGCCCAATGGCATCGATATGATGGAGTATGGTCTTTACTGGCTGCAGGACATGACGTCCGCCTACGAGCCGCGTGATCCGTCATCCGTTGTTCGCCTGATGGAAGAGCAGGCTGCACGATACTTCGACTTTGCCTATATGGCATACCTGATCGGTGGCCCTGAGTACGTCAAACTGGACATCCTGAAACGCAGCCATTTTCAGAATCGCGTGCGTGATCGTTTGTTCGAGCTGCTGGCGAAAGAGACGGGTATGTATGATGTACGGATGCCGCGCTTTCGCCCACTGTTCCCGATAGTAACAAGTCGCTACAGCTGGGTTGCCGGCGGTGATTTCTATCATCGGGGCGGACCGGTGACGCGCCTGTATTTTCATTTCTATCTGACGCCACGCGGCTGGCGAATTTATGATGTCACCAGTAACGGGGTGAGTGTGGTGGATGTATTACGGAAGCAGCTGGTTATTACCCGCAGCAGGGATTAA